The following nucleotide sequence is from Coriobacteriia bacterium.
GGACCCCCTCCTGCGCAAGCTGGAAGCCGCGAGCTCGCCCGGAGCCGAGCCGGAGGACGTACAGCGGCTCGTGCGCGCGCACGCCGCGGACCCGCAAGGCGGTGTGTACGCCGCGCTCGCCCGCGCGATCGAGGAGGGCGCCAAGGTGGAGGCGTCCTACCTCTCGTCCGGGGCGGCCGAGCCCGCGTGCCGCACGCTGCAGCCGCATGCCCTGGCCTGGCGAGACGGGTCGTGGTACCTCTCGGCGTTCTGCGAGTCCGCCTTCGAGGAGCGCACCTTCCGCCTCGACCGCTTCCTGTGGCTGCGCGCGACGGGGGAGCCCTTCGAGCGGCCCGAGCCGCCTCCCGACGCGGCGCCCGACTTCACCACGCGCGGGCTGCCGGCGGCCGTCCTTCGCTTCGCCCCCGGCGAGCGCGCGAGCACCCGGGAGTGGCCCGGAGCGACGTTCGAGGCCGGCGAGGACGGCGCCACTCTCGCACGCGTGCCTTACTCCTCCCTGCGCTGGCTCGCGCGCGAGGTCGTCGCGCGGCTCGGCGCCGTCACCGTGCTCGAGCCCGCCGAGGTCCGCGAGGCCGTGCGCGCTCTGGCCGAGGAGGAGCTAGCCGCACTCGGGTGACCGCGACGCCGCCTCCCGCGGCCTCGCGAACCGCCGCTCCACCTGGGCGACCACGTCCTCGGCGGTCAGGCGCTCGACGTCGCGCACGGGCAGCGCCCCGAGGAACCGCCGCGCGTAGGGCTTGGCTCCGACGAGGCGCGCGTCGGCCAGCACGAGGCATCCGGTGTCGGTCGAGGAGCGGATCAGCCGCCCCGCCGCCTGCTTGAGCTCGAGGATCGCCTGGGGCAGGTACCACTTCTCCCACCAGTCGCGCTCGCGCTCGCGCCGCTCCTCGAGCAGCGGGTCGCCGAGCTGGCCGAAGGGCAGGCGCGGCACGATCACGCATCGGAGCGTGTCGCCGGGCGCGTCGAAGCCCTCCCAGAACGAGCGCGTCGCGAAGAGCGAGACCGTCTCGTCGGCGAGGAACTCGTCGCGCAGGCGCTTGCGCGAGACGCCCCTGCCCTGGAGCAGCAACCGCAGCCCCTCGCGGTGCAGCCGGTCCGCGACGAGGCGGTGGGCGGCCTCCATCTCCCGGCGGTTCGTGAACAGCGTCAGCGTGGAGCCGCCCATCGCCAGGTGCAGCCGCTCGAGGAGCTCGGTCAGGCGCCGCAGGTACTCGGCGTGGCCGGGCGCGCCGTGCGGAACGGGCTCCGGGAGGTCCTCGGGCACGAAGACGGCCATCTGGCGCTCGAAGTCGTACGAGGAGCGCAGACGCAGCGCGTCCCAGGCCTCGTCGGGGAGGCGGTCGAGGCCGACGCGGGCCGCGAAGTTCGCGAAGGCGGCCCGGCCCGTGACCGCACCGGACGCCTCATCCACGCCGGGGAAGCCGGTGCCCAGGCCGTCGCCGCCGGTCGCGATCGTCGCCGAGGTGAACACGACGGAGCGCGTCCGCGGGTAGAACTGCTCGGCGAGCGCGCCGCCCACGTCCAGCAGCGCCGCGGCAGCGCCCTCGCCCGTGCCGCGGCGACGGTCGGCCGTGAGGCTGTAGACGTAGGCGTCGTCGGATCCGTCCAGCACGGCGGCCAGCGCGTCTCGCTGCTCGGCCACGCGCGACAGCGCGCCTGTGAGGTCCGCGCGCGATTCGCGCAGCGACTCGTCGTCGGCCTCCTCCAGAGCGGTCACGAGCACGCGTCCGCGCTCGAGCACCTCGCCCAGACGGCGCGCGAGCGAGCGTCCGACGCCGGCGGCCGTCCCCCACGGGCCGCTCTCGCGCATCTCGGCGGTGACGCGCGCCTCGGCGCGGTCGTACTCCCCGCGAGGGGGCGCGAGGTCGCCCACGAAGTCGAAGAACGAGGCGGTGAGCGTGCGCGCGAGCCCGACGGCCTCGGCACATCGGGAGACGCCCTCGCGCGCGGCCGCGGGGTCGCCGGGAAGGGCGCCGAGGCCTTTCGCGACGCCGTCGAGCAGCCCGCCGCGACCGGATCCGCCCAGCGCGAGCAGCAGCCCGGCGAGCTCGGCGTGCGAGGCGCGCAGCGAGAGCTGACCGCGCGCCTCGTCCTCGGCGGCGTGCGCCTCGTCCACGACCCAGTGGCGGACCGGCGGCAGCACGCCGATGGCGGAGACCAGGTCGCGGAAGAGCAGCGCGTGGTTGGTGACGACGACGTGCGCCGAGGCGGCCTCGCGCCGCACCCCGTGCACGAGGCATCCGCCGCGCCGGAAGCGGCACCGCTTGCCCTCGCACTCCGCCGCGCTCGCCGTCACGAGCTCGCGGACATCGGGGCGCCAGTGCAGGTTGAGCGCGTCGAGGTCTCCCGAGGAGCTCTGCGCGACCCAGGCGAGCAGCGCCGCCAGGATCGCCGCACGCTCGGCGTCCTCGGCGCCG
It contains:
- a CDS encoding WYL domain-containing protein, whose amino-acid sequence is MAGRTSAAERARRLLGLLSHLQPGATMPLAELASALGSSPEEVAADLQTLSMCGVHPYDPYDLIDVFVEDDGHVHVHAEVPALGRPVRLTPRETRALAAALRACGLTAEDPLLRKLEAASSPGAEPEDVQRLVRAHAADPQGGVYAALARAIEEGAKVEASYLSSGAAEPACRTLQPHALAWRDGSWYLSAFCESAFEERTFRLDRFLWLRATGEPFERPEPPPDAAPDFTTRGLPAAVLRFAPGERASTREWPGATFEAGEDGATLARVPYSSLRWLAREVVARLGAVTVLEPAEVREAVRALAEEELAALG
- a CDS encoding DNA polymerase III subunit epsilon, which codes for MTAPACPPPPLSFWLVPGTDPDVAAAYAELPSRAREESFGLEEEVVFVDVETTGFDPARDHLVEVAAVLARGPDLLDRFATLVDAGVSVPPETTALTGIDDAAVAGAPSPEAAVTRLLEFVSGRPVVAHNAGFDDAFVAAVAGPALAGRWVDSLPLARVALPRMRSHRLRDLAEAFALAPAPHRAPEDAASLAALWRVLLCGLTLLPREVLRAIEDLAPSATAGGWPLARVVSQVAGSLPGRPSPLDLRALRAERTRRSGAEDLPDADEVPLRCPAPADVLAEFGAEGLVGAMYAGFEPRGEQARMAEAVLGAFGEGRHLAVEAGTGVGKSVAYLVPAARFALDNGVAVGVATKTNSLLDQLVHGELPALAGALRERGEELRFVAVKGYDNYPCLRKLEREIAAGAEDAERAAILAALLAWVAQSSSGDLDALNLHWRPDVRELVTASAAECEGKRCRFRRGGCLVHGVRREAASAHVVVTNHALLFRDLVSAIGVLPPVRHWVVDEAHAAEDEARGQLSLRASHAELAGLLLALGGSGRGGLLDGVAKGLGALPGDPAAAREGVSRCAEAVGLARTLTASFFDFVGDLAPPRGEYDRAEARVTAEMRESGPWGTAAGVGRSLARRLGEVLERGRVLVTALEEADDESLRESRADLTGALSRVAEQRDALAAVLDGSDDAYVYSLTADRRRGTGEGAAAALLDVGGALAEQFYPRTRSVVFTSATIATGGDGLGTGFPGVDEASGAVTGRAAFANFAARVGLDRLPDEAWDALRLRSSYDFERQMAVFVPEDLPEPVPHGAPGHAEYLRRLTELLERLHLAMGGSTLTLFTNRREMEAAHRLVADRLHREGLRLLLQGRGVSRKRLRDEFLADETVSLFATRSFWEGFDAPGDTLRCVIVPRLPFGQLGDPLLEERRERERDWWEKWYLPQAILELKQAAGRLIRSSTDTGCLVLADARLVGAKPYARRFLGALPVRDVERLTAEDVVAQVERRFARPREAASRSPECG